A single region of the Gephyromycinifex aptenodytis genome encodes:
- a CDS encoding ABC transporter ATP-binding protein, with protein MDDNSILVAKDLVKHYPIKGGVLRRTVGHVKAVDGVSFELRRGETLGIVGESGCGKSTLGRLLMRLEEPTSGTVHFNGEDMYAKSGSAMRKLRRDIQIVFQDPYTSLNPRKTVGDIVGEPFDIHPDVVPKKGRRAAVQELLDLVGLNPEHINRYPHQFSGGQRQRVGIARGIALRPKVLICDEPVSALDVSVQAQVVNLMEKLQDELGLSYIFIAHDLSVVRHISDRVGVMYLGKMAELGTEDEIYERPTHPYSQALLSAVPVPDPTLRDKRDQIVLTGDVPSPANPPSGCRFHTRCWRAQETCKAEVPELLDRPDGAGAHRSACHFAEVRHVLAMAKEEPVTPRGSGATAVRSSTGLLEKVVDTAAEVKDKVLGEDR; from the coding sequence ATGGATGACAACTCGATCCTCGTTGCCAAGGATCTGGTCAAGCACTACCCGATCAAGGGCGGCGTACTGCGGCGCACCGTCGGCCACGTCAAGGCCGTGGACGGCGTCAGTTTCGAACTGCGCCGCGGCGAGACGCTGGGCATCGTCGGTGAATCCGGCTGCGGCAAGTCGACCCTGGGCCGACTCCTGATGCGTCTGGAGGAACCGACCTCAGGCACCGTGCACTTCAACGGCGAAGACATGTATGCCAAGTCCGGTTCGGCGATGCGCAAGCTGCGTCGCGACATCCAGATCGTCTTCCAGGATCCGTACACCTCGCTCAACCCGCGCAAGACGGTGGGTGACATCGTCGGAGAACCTTTCGACATTCACCCCGACGTCGTGCCCAAGAAGGGGCGGCGCGCTGCGGTTCAGGAGCTGTTGGATCTTGTCGGTCTCAACCCGGAGCACATCAACCGCTACCCCCACCAGTTCTCCGGTGGTCAGCGGCAACGTGTGGGTATCGCCCGCGGTATCGCGTTGCGCCCCAAGGTGCTCATCTGTGATGAGCCGGTGTCCGCACTCGATGTCTCGGTGCAGGCACAGGTCGTCAACCTGATGGAGAAGCTGCAGGATGAGCTCGGCCTCAGCTACATCTTCATCGCGCACGACCTGTCAGTGGTTCGCCACATCTCTGACCGGGTCGGCGTGATGTACCTGGGCAAGATGGCCGAGCTGGGCACCGAGGACGAGATCTACGAGCGTCCCACGCACCCCTACAGCCAGGCCTTGCTCTCAGCGGTGCCGGTGCCCGACCCCACGTTGCGCGACAAGCGCGACCAGATCGTGCTCACCGGAGATGTTCCCTCCCCGGCCAATCCCCCATCGGGTTGCCGGTTCCACACCCGCTGCTGGCGCGCCCAGGAGACCTGCAAGGCGGAGGTGCCCGAGCTGCTGGACCGGCCGGACGGCGCCGGCGCACACCGCTCGGCCTGCCATTTCGCTGAGGTCCGGCACGTTCTGGCGATGGCCAAGGAGGAACCGGTTACTCCTCGTGGCAGCGGCGCAACCGCGGTCCGATCGAGTACCGGTTTGCTGGAGAAGGTCGTCGACACCGCGGCTGAGGTCAAGGACAAGGTCCTCGGCGAAGACCGCTAA
- a CDS encoding ABC transporter ATP-binding protein yields MTTTQPKKLTKTETGYEPGPDGLLLEVEDLHVEFHTEDGVARAINGVNFDLRAGETLAILGESGSGKSVTAQAIMGILDMPPASIPKGQVRYCGQDLLTMPEEQRRKTRGPEISMIFQDALSSLNPVFPVGWQIAEMFRKHRGMNKSDSMAQAVRLMERVNIPGAKDRVKAYPHQFSGGMRQRIMIAMSIALDPAVLIADEPTTALDVTVQAQIMNLLSELQQERQMGLILITHDLGVVADVADRIAVMYSGRIMEAADVYELYRQPAHPYTLGLLESIPRLDQKGQQLSAIGGLPPNLLRIPPGCEFNPRCRFAQDECRRDRPELEQVVPGRLSACHFREEVFHG; encoded by the coding sequence ATGACGACCACACAGCCCAAGAAACTCACCAAGACCGAAACTGGCTACGAGCCGGGCCCCGACGGGTTGCTGCTCGAGGTCGAAGACCTGCATGTGGAGTTCCACACCGAAGACGGCGTCGCTCGTGCCATCAACGGTGTCAACTTCGACCTGCGGGCCGGGGAGACCCTGGCCATCCTCGGCGAATCCGGCTCCGGAAAATCGGTGACCGCGCAGGCCATCATGGGCATTCTGGACATGCCGCCGGCCAGCATTCCCAAGGGTCAGGTCCGCTACTGCGGACAGGACCTGTTGACGATGCCTGAGGAGCAGCGCCGCAAGACCCGCGGGCCCGAGATCTCGATGATCTTCCAGGACGCGCTGAGTTCACTGAACCCGGTGTTCCCCGTCGGTTGGCAGATCGCCGAGATGTTCCGCAAGCACCGCGGGATGAACAAGTCCGACAGCATGGCGCAGGCCGTCCGGCTCATGGAGCGGGTCAACATCCCCGGAGCCAAGGACCGGGTGAAGGCCTACCCGCACCAGTTCTCCGGTGGTATGCGCCAGCGGATCATGATCGCGATGTCCATCGCGCTGGACCCGGCGGTCCTCATCGCCGACGAACCGACGACCGCACTCGACGTCACGGTCCAGGCCCAGATCATGAACCTGCTGTCCGAACTACAGCAAGAGCGCCAGATGGGGCTCATCCTCATCACCCACGACCTCGGCGTCGTGGCCGATGTGGCCGACCGCATCGCGGTCATGTACTCCGGGCGCATCATGGAAGCCGCCGATGTGTACGAGCTCTACCGCCAACCGGCTCACCCGTACACGCTGGGGCTTCTGGAATCGATCCCCCGGCTGGACCAGAAGGGGCAGCAGCTTTCCGCTATCGGGGGTCTGCCCCCGAACCTGCTCCGCATCCCGCCGGGTTGCGAGTTCAACCCGCGCTGCCGGTTTGCCCAAGACGAGTGCCGGCGTGACCGGCCGGAGCTGGAACAGGTAGTCCCGGGCCGGCTCAGCGCCTGCCACTTCCGCGAGGAGGTCTTCCATGGATGA
- a CDS encoding ABC transporter permease, translated as MTDTPNKAATATLGHEPGEPATDETFIPESTGPARSLTSDAWRQLRRKPAFWISVSLIALFVLMAIFPGLFSQVDARDTFDVRMRPNAEHWFGTDGQGYDIYARVIEGARASILVGIFTTLATTFLGGAIGILAAYFGGWIDALVSRITDVFFAIPLLLGGILFMSAFPSDQSTPYMVVIFKVVAALTILGWPSLARLMRGSVMQVLPQDYIQAARALGASPMRIILSHVLPNSLAPILVVSTINLGVYIVAEATLSFLGIGLVPPAVSWGVAINEGLVFLRTFPHILFFPSIFLSLCVLAFIMLGDAARDAFDPKSR; from the coding sequence ATGACTGACACCCCTAACAAGGCGGCCACCGCCACGCTGGGCCACGAGCCGGGCGAACCGGCTACCGATGAAACATTCATCCCTGAGTCCACCGGCCCCGCACGCTCCTTGACCTCGGACGCCTGGCGGCAGCTGCGCCGTAAACCGGCGTTCTGGATCTCGGTCTCACTTATCGCGCTGTTTGTGCTGATGGCCATCTTCCCGGGCTTGTTCAGTCAGGTGGATGCCCGCGACACCTTCGACGTGCGGATGCGCCCCAATGCCGAGCACTGGTTCGGAACCGACGGTCAGGGCTACGACATCTACGCCCGAGTCATCGAAGGCGCGCGCGCCTCGATCTTGGTCGGCATCTTCACCACGTTGGCGACCACCTTCCTCGGTGGCGCGATCGGTATTCTCGCTGCCTATTTCGGCGGCTGGATCGACGCGCTGGTCTCTCGTATCACCGACGTCTTCTTCGCAATCCCGCTGCTGTTGGGTGGCATCTTGTTCATGAGTGCCTTCCCCAGCGACCAGTCGACGCCGTACATGGTCGTCATCTTCAAGGTCGTTGCGGCTCTCACCATTCTCGGTTGGCCCAGCCTGGCTCGACTGATGCGTGGTTCGGTGATGCAGGTGCTGCCGCAGGACTACATTCAGGCGGCCCGTGCTCTTGGCGCCAGCCCGATGCGCATCATCTTGTCGCATGTGCTGCCCAACTCGCTCGCGCCCATCCTGGTCGTCTCCACGATCAACCTCGGCGTGTACATCGTCGCCGAGGCCACCCTGAGCTTCCTCGGTATCGGCCTCGTGCCTCCCGCGGTTTCCTGGGGAGTGGCGATCAACGAAGGACTGGTCTTCCTGCGGACGTTCCCGCACATCTTGTTCTTCCCCAGCATCTTCCTCAGTCTCTGCGTCCTGGCCTTCATCATGCTCGGCGATGCCGCACGAGACGCATTCGACCCGAAGTCTCGGTGA
- a CDS encoding ABC transporter permease — translation MGTYILRRLLQMIPVIIGTTFIIYAMVFALPGDPSAGKCGDRACPPAVVKHIREQYNLDDPLPVAYVKYLGKLGKGDLGENSYGVPVMKDLSQRYQITAKLALMAIVFEAIFGVAAGVLAAIKKGSFLDSLVLVSTLLVISIPIFVIGALAQFYLGVKTGIFPVTITSRNPSMYQLLLPAIVLAALSMAYVTRLTRTNLAENLRADYVRTAKAKGLTQRRAIGLHALRNSMIPVITFMGYDFGALLGGAIVTERIFNIQGIGGYIFQSINHRDGFAVVGAVTALVIVYLVVNLIVDLLYGALDPRISHD, via the coding sequence ATGGGCACATATATCCTCAGGCGACTGCTCCAAATGATCCCCGTGATCATCGGGACGACGTTCATCATCTACGCGATGGTTTTTGCCCTCCCCGGTGATCCCTCGGCCGGCAAATGCGGTGACCGCGCCTGCCCACCGGCTGTCGTCAAGCACATTCGCGAGCAGTACAACCTCGACGATCCGCTGCCGGTGGCCTACGTGAAGTACCTCGGCAAGCTCGGAAAGGGTGACCTGGGCGAGAACAGCTACGGCGTTCCCGTGATGAAGGACCTGTCCCAGCGCTACCAGATCACCGCCAAGCTCGCGTTGATGGCGATCGTCTTCGAAGCCATTTTCGGTGTCGCCGCCGGTGTGTTGGCCGCTATCAAGAAGGGGTCCTTCCTGGACTCATTGGTGCTGGTGAGCACGCTGCTGGTGATCTCGATACCCATCTTCGTCATCGGTGCCCTCGCCCAGTTCTATCTCGGGGTGAAGACCGGCATCTTCCCGGTCACCATCACCAGTCGAAACCCGTCGATGTACCAGCTGTTGCTGCCGGCCATCGTGCTCGCGGCACTGTCCATGGCCTACGTCACCCGCCTGACCCGTACCAACCTCGCGGAGAACCTGCGCGCCGACTACGTACGCACAGCCAAGGCGAAGGGGCTCACCCAGCGCCGAGCGATCGGCCTGCACGCGCTGCGGAACTCGATGATTCCGGTCATCACCTTCATGGGTTATGACTTCGGTGCCCTCCTCGGCGGGGCAATCGTCACCGAGCGCATCTTCAACATTCAGGGCATCGGCGGCTACATCTTCCAGAGCATCAACCATCGCGACGGATTCGCCGTGGTCGGTGCTGTCACCGCACTGGTCATCGTGTATCTCGTCGTCAACCTCATCGTCGACCTGCTGTACGGCGCTCTCGACCCCAGGATCAGCCATGACTGA
- a CDS encoding peptide ABC transporter substrate-binding protein: MHIKTRAALVAGLSATALLAACGGGGQTGGDGGGGGKEANGGEIVVRGCQPQNPLIGGDTGESCGHDIVELFTSTLFKYDPATGEPKNDIAESVESDDNQTFTVKIKPGYKFQDGTEVKAKNFVDAWNYTAYGPNAQYLSYFMEPIVGYDDLVSEDPDGDGPQKAPEPKAKEMSGLKVVDDHTFTIQTKEPVSNLPVRLGYTAFAPQPDAFFANPEEFAKKPIGAGPYQVESYDQGRQAVLTKYADYAGDFGGNVDKITFRIYQDAEAAYNDLLAGNLDVLDEIPSSALVEKKYESDLPGRFEQKAYPAIQTVTFAPDKVSPDYANPKIRQAISMAIDRQKIIDDQFDGARQPADGWVAPGVEGYKAGACGDFCTYNPEKAKQLLDEAGGFKGKLTISYNADSAHKAWVTATCNSIRTGLGIDCVASPVTDFATFRDQIGAQKMKGMFRSGWIADYPHIENFLTPLFTKNGSSNDNKYNNPAFETALVDAGKAQGDASLKKYQEAEQMLAADMPAIPMWYYTSTIGWSENVENVKVNVSSGRPDLLAVSAKQ; encoded by the coding sequence ATGCACATCAAGACCCGAGCGGCACTGGTTGCCGGACTATCGGCCACGGCGCTCCTCGCGGCCTGTGGCGGCGGCGGCCAAACAGGTGGCGACGGTGGCGGCGGTGGCAAGGAAGCCAACGGTGGCGAGATCGTCGTCCGTGGCTGCCAGCCCCAGAACCCTCTGATCGGTGGAGACACCGGCGAGTCGTGTGGCCACGACATCGTCGAGCTGTTCACCTCCACATTGTTCAAGTACGACCCAGCCACCGGCGAGCCGAAGAACGACATCGCCGAGTCAGTCGAAAGCGACGACAACCAGACCTTCACGGTCAAGATCAAGCCCGGGTACAAGTTCCAGGACGGCACCGAGGTCAAGGCGAAGAACTTCGTCGACGCGTGGAACTACACCGCGTACGGCCCGAACGCCCAGTACCTGTCCTACTTCATGGAGCCGATCGTCGGCTATGACGACCTGGTTTCCGAGGACCCCGACGGCGACGGCCCGCAGAAGGCCCCCGAGCCCAAGGCCAAGGAGATGTCCGGGTTGAAGGTCGTTGACGACCACACCTTCACCATCCAGACCAAGGAACCCGTCTCCAACCTTCCGGTTCGTCTGGGCTACACCGCCTTCGCGCCTCAGCCGGACGCCTTCTTCGCCAACCCCGAAGAGTTCGCCAAGAAGCCGATCGGTGCCGGCCCCTACCAGGTCGAGTCCTACGACCAGGGCCGCCAGGCAGTGCTGACCAAGTACGCCGACTACGCCGGCGACTTCGGCGGCAACGTCGACAAGATCACCTTCCGCATCTACCAGGATGCCGAGGCCGCCTACAACGACCTCCTCGCCGGCAACCTCGACGTGCTGGACGAGATCCCCAGCAGCGCTCTGGTTGAGAAGAAGTACGAGTCCGACCTTCCGGGTCGCTTCGAGCAGAAGGCCTACCCGGCGATCCAGACCGTCACCTTCGCGCCCGACAAGGTTTCCCCGGACTACGCCAACCCCAAGATCCGCCAGGCGATCTCCATGGCTATCGACCGCCAGAAGATCATTGACGACCAGTTCGACGGGGCTCGTCAGCCGGCCGACGGCTGGGTGGCTCCCGGTGTCGAGGGCTACAAGGCTGGGGCCTGTGGCGACTTCTGCACGTACAACCCCGAGAAGGCCAAGCAGCTGCTCGACGAGGCCGGTGGCTTCAAGGGCAAGCTGACGATCTCCTACAACGCCGACTCCGCCCACAAGGCATGGGTCACGGCGACCTGTAACTCGATCCGCACCGGTCTGGGCATCGACTGCGTCGCTTCCCCGGTTACCGACTTCGCGACCTTCCGCGACCAAATCGGCGCCCAGAAGATGAAGGGCATGTTCCGCTCCGGCTGGATCGCGGACTACCCCCACATCGAGAACTTCCTCACCCCGCTGTTCACCAAGAACGGCTCGAGCAACGACAACAAGTACAACAACCCCGCATTCGAGACGGCTCTGGTCGACGCGGGCAAGGCTCAGGGCGACGCTTCCTTGAAGAAGTACCAGGAGGCCGAGCAGATGCTGGCGGCAGACATGCCGGCCATCCCGATGTGGTACTACACCTCCACCATCGGTTGGTCCGAAAATGTCGAGAACGTGAAGGTCAACGTCTCCTCCGGGCGTCCGGACCTGCTGGCTGTCTCCGCAAAACAGTGA